From Anopheles arabiensis isolate DONGOLA chromosome 3, AaraD3, whole genome shotgun sequence, a single genomic window includes:
- the LOC120902199 gene encoding tektin-2: MANKAAVTFEKPLQHLSLADWHSRLTQLKNVAYTQRSDAFELRHSARNLRNETRIQTHWDTYHNNDRLSDRVAELDRWREKMRIMLGRVVDEIQALREEKSSTERDLDGHITPLTVVTECIGMRDCRLGSELTYDEGDTELKNELCIVENNQRLLRDQNQAAWEQLNRLQEVKFKLELDLTDKDEAQAIDAHQLQVDQHCGDVSFKTDPTRVPRDSCTYGNWLEYCEELVALTENTLADSFSIRESLFATREKARNILRAQQDRTAHTLRKRIFETQRARNELEYQLGKMKEEMAKCLQEIETLERAHDQKTEALKVVETRLENRAQRSGMELCIDESYHGLCDEVQKLRDTIKTLRAKIDATKTTYNSLRDHANKIDQDLQNKQHSLMTDIRALDLRGRLKTGEFGGLPTQTDRNIHLSRVEDEIPKT, from the exons ATGGCCAACAAAGCGGCCGTAACGTTCGAGAAGCCGCTGCAGCATCTCAGCCTGGCCGATTGGCACTCCCGGCTGACGCAGCTGAAGAACGTCGCCTACACGCAGCGCTCGGACGCGTTCGAGCTGCGCCATTCGGCACGCAATCTGCGGAACGAAACCCGCATCCAGACGCACTGGGACACGTATCACAACAATGACCGGCTGTCGGATCGGGTCGCCGAGCTGGACCGCTGGCGGGAGAAGATGCGCATCATGCTGGGGCGCGTGGTGGACGAAATCCAGGCGCTGCGGGAGGAAAAGTCCAGCACGGAGCGCGACCTGGACGGGCACATTACGCCGCTGACGGTGGTGACGGAGTGCATCGGGATGCGGGACTGCCGGCTCGGGTCGGAGCTAACGTACGACGAGGGCGACACCGAGCTGAAGAACGAGCTGTGCATCGTGGAGAACAATCAGCGGCTGCTGCGCGACCAAAACCAGGCCGCCTGGGAGCAGCTGAACCGGCTGCAGGAGGTCAAGTTCAAGCTCGAGCTCGATCTGACCGATAAGGACGAGGCGCAGGCGATCGATGCGCACCAGCTGCAGGTGGACCAGCACTGCGGGGACGTGTCGTTCAAGACGGATCCGACGCGGGTCCCGCGCGA CTCCTGTACGTACGGCAACTGGCTGGAGTACTGCGAGGagctggtggcgctcaccGAGAACACGCTGGCCGATTCCTTCTCCATCCGCGAGTCGCTGTTTGCGACGCGTGAGAAAGCGCGCAACATTCTGCGCGCCCAGCAGGACCGCACGGCCCATACGCTGCGCAAGCGAATCTTCGAAACGCAGCGCGCCCGGAACGAGCTCGAGTATCAGCTCggcaag ATGAAGGAAGAGATGGCCAAATGTCTGCAGGAGATCGAAACGCTCGAGCGAGCGCACGACCAAAAGACGGAAGCGCTCAAGGTGGTGGAAACGCGCCTGGAAAACCGTGCCCAGCGCTCCGGCATGGAGCTGTGCATCGACGAGTCGTACCACGGGCTGTGCGATGAGGTGCAGAAGCTGCGCGACACGATCAAAACGCTGCGCGCCAAGATCGACGCCACCAAGACGACGTACAACTCGCTGCGGGATCACGCGAACAAGATCGATCAGGATCTGCAGAACAAGCAGCACTCGCTGATGACCGACATCCGGGCGCTGGATCTGCGCGGCCGGCTCAAGACGGGCGAGTTTGGCGGGCTGCCGACGCAAACCGACCGCAACATCCATCTGTCCCGCGTGGAGGACGAAATTCCCAAGACATAA